ACTCGGATTAATATTCTTTGGTTGGTTATATGCCTCAGGTTTGCCACCATTCCATACTATAAAATCTGGAATTTACTCAAAAGCGGAACCTCATGGAGCTGCATTGCTTCAGTCATTTACTGTTATTTCAATGATTGCTATTGTATTGATTTTGCATAGAATCTATTCTTCATTACCAATATTTGAAGTTTTAATAGTGTTCTTCTCAATATTGGCCATGATTTTGGGGGTTTCTCTGGCACTTACTCAAACAGACTTTAGGCGAATGATTGGATTTTTAGCTGTAGGGGAATTAGGTTTCATCGGTTTGGGTATAGGTCTTGGAACTAATTTCGCAATAACTGCCGGATTATTCCAGGCTTTAAATGAAATTATTATTACTGCATTGTTGTTCATAGGATTTGGAGCAATTGTTGAAGCAACAAATGAGGTAGACACCCGTAAGCTGGGTGGTCTTCTGACATATCATCCAAAAGTCAGCATCATGATTTTAATAGCCGGTTTGGCAATGGCAGGTGTTCCTCCGTTAAGTGGGTTCCAATCAAAATTAATGCTTGTTCAGGCTTCATTAAGCTGCGGATTCCCTGAAATATCTATTTTGGCTATTGTGGTAAGTATTGCAACATTTGTAGTATTTGTAAAAACATTTTATGCAATGTTTTTAAAACCAAAACCTGTTGATTTAGAAGTTGAAAATAAAGAAGTTCCTCGTGCTATGGTATTTGCTATGGGAGTATTGTTAATATTGATTATATTCTTAGGATTATTCCCAAATCATGTTGTAAGTGGAATTTCTAGCTTTGTTGGAGGAATTTTATGAAGCTTTATGATCAGATATTTGATGCTGTAAAACAATTTAAAAAATTGTTTTCACCGGGGCCGGTAACTAATGTGGATGTTTCAGGTATTGTTACAGCAGAAATATTTTTAATTATTTCAATTATTTTAGCAACAATGTTGCTAAGACATGTAAGTGTTTT
The sequence above is drawn from the Methanobrevibacter sp. genome and encodes:
- the ehbF gene encoding energy conserving hydrogenase EhbF; amino-acid sequence: MMNELIPLMVVVPLMAALIISAFSKFNKASKVFAFVVAICLPLIPLLSNYGLHYFGGYEPILDNVTSTVYHPAITYSFTFLQQVFIAMVGLLTFLVVFVYLTKYKKISGPYLFLLFLGTAAVTAILLTDDIFHMFVFFEILALAQVGIVAASSIDYSYEMALKYMVLGAIGSPIMLLGIGFLLALTGSVNITDIVAAVHNGFVDATSPVFLLSLGLIFFGWLYASGLPPFHTIKSGIYSKAEPHGAALLQSFTVISMIAIVLILHRIYSSLPIFEVLIVFFSILAMILGVSLALTQTDFRRMIGFLAVGELGFIGLGIGLGTNFAITAGLFQALNEIIITALLFIGFGAIVEATNEVDTRKLGGLLTYHPKVSIMILIAGLAMAGVPPLSGFQSKLMLVQASLSCGFPEISILAIVVSIATFVVFVKTFYAMFLKPKPVDLEVENKEVPRAMVFAMGVLLILIIFLGLFPNHVVSGISSFVGGIL